A part of Vulcanisaeta moutnovskia 768-28 genomic DNA contains:
- a CDS encoding amidohydrolase family protein, with protein MQNYYFIDFHVHPAAELIRLRNKLHNAGAVASALYPIDIDPTLSLTLHGLYRLARDLGMYVDVKSVVREIYDLISRWPEYMIDNMKLWYEIFKEGVSDFFIPFSSINPSFGGRYVKQKIREMEHLGLRGVFVSPTLQFFNPATSPAFKQLMEYAEKNNVLVIMHLGMPRDVDERVVTHIMPKNLMEILEEYRPYMVISGLGTSPDRFNLWVREVLRVMRKYDNTYLSTPGINCYLFNDESARPVLNTLGPERILFGSGYPYRRFRDLMSDVKCIEGSDGISNVDKEVIMMNNAIDLFKYHGFRINENLST; from the coding sequence ATGCAGAACTACTACTTCATTGATTTCCACGTGCATCCAGCTGCGGAACTTATTCGATTAAGGAACAAGCTTCATAATGCTGGGGCTGTTGCATCAGCCCTCTACCCAATTGATATTGACCCAACGCTTAGTCTAACCCTTCATGGCCTATACAGATTAGCTAGGGACTTGGGTATGTACGTTGATGTTAAGTCCGTGGTTAGGGAGATTTATGACTTGATTAGTAGGTGGCCTGAGTACATGATTGATAATATGAAGCTTTGGTATGAGATCTTTAAGGAGGGTGTCAGTGATTTCTTCATACCCTTCTCAAGCATAAACCCAAGCTTTGGTGGTAGGTATGTTAAGCAGAAGATTAGGGAGATGGAGCACTTAGGCCTTAGGGGTGTGTTTGTCTCGCCAACACTTCAATTCTTCAACCCAGCCACAAGCCCAGCCTTTAAGCAGTTGATGGAGTATGCAGAGAAGAATAATGTGTTAGTAATAATGCACTTGGGAATGCCTAGGGATGTTGATGAGAGGGTCGTAACACATATAATGCCCAAGAACCTTATGGAAATTCTTGAGGAATATAGGCCTTACATGGTAATCAGTGGCCTTGGAACATCACCCGATAGATTTAATCTCTGGGTTAGGGAGGTTCTTAGGGTAATGAGGAAGTACGATAATACCTACCTAAGCACCCCCGGAATTAATTGCTACCTATTCAATGATGAATCAGCAAGGCCCGTACTAAATACCTTAGGCCCAGAGAGAATACTATTTGGTAGTGGCTATCCCTACAGAAGATTTAGGGATTTAATGAGCGATGTTAAGTGCATTGAGGGTAGTGATGGTATTAGTAATGTTGATAAGGAGGTGATAATGATGAATAACGCAATTGACTTGTTTAAATACCATGGATTCAGGATCAACGAGAACCTAAGTACCTAG
- a CDS encoding MBL fold metallo-hydrolase, whose amino-acid sequence MVASLLESGIIEGRERPRTASFLQSIVSSLMRTRPVNVDVKVNDGDVVEGYRAIYAPGHTPGSTAYFKDGLLFTGDTITEHGGKPALPPRGFTLNMDKAMRSFNKLLSLRPRVIYPGHGSPISLGT is encoded by the coding sequence GTGGTTGCGTCATTACTTGAGTCGGGAATTATTGAGGGTAGGGAGAGGCCCAGGACTGCGAGTTTTCTTCAATCAATTGTCTCATCATTAATGAGGACTAGGCCCGTGAATGTTGATGTTAAGGTTAATGATGGTGATGTCGTTGAGGGTTATAGGGCAATATACGCGCCTGGCCATACACCTGGTAGTACGGCTTACTTCAAGGATGGTTTATTATTTACGGGAGACACCATTACTGAGCATGGCGGAAAACCAGCACTACCGCCAAGAGGATTCACACTTAACATGGATAAGGCAATGAGGAGCTTCAATAAACTACTTAGTTTGAGACCTAGGGTTATTTATCCTGGCCATGGAAGCCCAATAAGCCTAGGTACTTAG
- a CDS encoding long-chain fatty acid--CoA ligase, protein MCAQYYDYQLTLDKIIRRAAQLYPDVEIINAPPNGPITRSSYAKEWDRIQRLGSVLEELGVNSGGPGKFGSRVAVLDWNTIRHYELYYGIPMYGAILHTVNVLLAPEDIIYTMLQAQDEVLFINEDFTPLARVAVSLVKTIRKVVIMSDKQEHGEVTFDGAEVYWYEDLIKDARPYKFPELNENTVATMMFTSGTTGRPKGTYFTHRQLVLHAMSVALSITAPPINASIYDVAMPLVPMFHVHAWGLPYISTLTGIKQVYPGQFEWGWILRLIKDEGVTIINGVPTILYNLLYHPDSPRYDLRGLKFIIGGAALPRGLLEEASRRGIHVVQGFGLTETAPVILLSMEKPNMRNWPEDRKRELVLSAGLPIPLVDIRIVDEQGRDVPRDGKTMGELVVRAPWIIKEYLNDPEKTRNAWRDGWFHTDDIAVWDSEDYIWIMDRAKDVIKSGGEWISSTRLEDLISTHPAVYEVAVIGVPHPKWGERPVAIVVPKPGRRITEDEIKDYLIGLVNEGKMPKWWIPDKVVIIESELPKTSTGKVDKKVLKERFQVNS, encoded by the coding sequence ATGTGCGCCCAGTACTATGATTATCAATTAACGCTGGACAAGATAATACGCAGGGCTGCCCAACTATATCCTGATGTTGAGATTATTAATGCGCCACCCAATGGCCCCATAACTAGGTCAAGCTATGCCAAGGAGTGGGACAGAATACAAAGGCTTGGCTCGGTACTTGAGGAATTGGGTGTGAATTCCGGCGGTCCAGGTAAGTTCGGCAGTAGGGTTGCCGTACTTGATTGGAACACCATTAGGCATTACGAGCTTTACTACGGCATACCCATGTACGGCGCTATACTACACACCGTAAATGTACTACTTGCTCCTGAGGACATAATATACACAATGCTCCAGGCACAGGATGAGGTATTATTCATTAATGAGGACTTCACACCACTTGCGAGGGTTGCTGTATCGCTTGTGAAGACAATAAGGAAGGTTGTAATAATGAGTGATAAGCAGGAGCATGGGGAGGTTACGTTCGATGGAGCCGAGGTTTATTGGTATGAGGATTTAATTAAGGATGCTAGGCCGTACAAATTCCCTGAACTTAATGAGAATACCGTAGCCACAATGATGTTCACATCAGGTACTACGGGTAGGCCGAAGGGCACATACTTCACGCATAGGCAGTTAGTCCTTCATGCAATGTCAGTCGCATTATCAATAACCGCACCACCAATTAACGCGAGTATTTATGACGTTGCAATGCCCCTCGTGCCAATGTTCCATGTACATGCCTGGGGATTACCATACATATCCACCCTCACTGGTATTAAGCAGGTCTATCCAGGGCAATTCGAGTGGGGTTGGATACTGAGGTTGATTAAGGATGAAGGCGTGACAATAATTAACGGAGTACCAACAATACTCTATAACCTACTCTATCACCCAGACTCCCCTAGGTATGACCTTAGGGGATTGAAATTCATAATAGGCGGCGCGGCGCTACCAAGGGGCTTACTCGAGGAGGCAAGTAGGAGGGGTATACACGTGGTTCAGGGCTTCGGCCTAACAGAGACAGCCCCAGTAATCCTGCTGTCAATGGAGAAACCAAACATGAGGAATTGGCCCGAGGACAGGAAGAGGGAACTCGTACTTAGCGCCGGTCTACCAATACCACTAGTGGATATTAGGATTGTTGATGAGCAGGGTAGGGATGTGCCTAGGGATGGGAAGACAATGGGTGAATTAGTGGTTAGGGCTCCATGGATAATTAAAGAGTACCTAAATGATCCTGAGAAGACTAGGAATGCCTGGCGTGATGGTTGGTTCCACACGGACGACATAGCCGTTTGGGATAGCGAGGACTACATATGGATAATGGATAGGGCTAAGGATGTGATTAAGAGCGGTGGTGAGTGGATATCAAGTACGAGGCTTGAAGACCTAATTAGCACGCACCCGGCGGTTTATGAAGTCGCCGTTATTGGTGTTCCACACCCGAAGTGGGGTGAGAGGCCCGTGGCCATTGTAGTTCCCAAACCTGGCCGAAGAATTACCGAGGACGAAATCAAGGACTACCTAATAGGCCTTGTTAATGAGGGTAAAATGCCGAAGTGGTGGATACCAGATAAGGTGGTGATTATTGAGTCCGAATTACCAAAGACGAGTACTGGTAAGGTGGATAAGAAGGTGCTTAAGGAAAGATTTCAAGTGAACTCTTAG
- a CDS encoding class I SAM-dependent methyltransferase encodes MYYFVEYLRRVMEAYDIISRAYPETREGGLLAGALLSEVGDFIRELAPRLVLDVGAGAGGNLEVLRKFLGNSMYIGCELSIGMIRASGGGIEWINCSSTHIPIRTESLDLVVSIAVLHHIPKNLIMDALREIRRVLRIGGAFITTVWGCEGEVLRRLRGLSDCEGYLPWSYGLDREVLRFYRLYRKGELEGEVINAGLNVIKNGVIRIGGFINYYVVSRK; translated from the coding sequence ATGTATTATTTCGTGGAATACCTGAGGAGGGTTATGGAGGCCTACGACATTATTTCTAGGGCATATCCCGAGACAAGGGAAGGCGGTTTGCTGGCTGGGGCTTTGCTTAGTGAGGTTGGTGATTTCATTAGGGAATTAGCACCACGCTTGGTGCTTGATGTTGGTGCTGGGGCTGGTGGTAACCTGGAGGTTTTGAGGAAATTCCTGGGAAATTCCATGTATATTGGTTGTGAGTTGAGTATTGGCATGATAAGGGCTTCAGGGGGAGGTATTGAGTGGATTAATTGTTCAAGTACTCACATACCAATCAGGACTGAGTCACTGGATCTAGTGGTGTCCATTGCTGTGCTTCATCACATACCAAAGAACTTAATTATGGATGCACTTAGGGAGATTCGTAGAGTGCTTAGGATTGGTGGTGCTTTCATAACTACCGTATGGGGTTGTGAGGGGGAAGTACTAAGGCGCCTAAGGGGGTTGAGTGATTGTGAGGGTTATTTGCCGTGGAGTTACGGCCTTGATAGGGAGGTTCTTAGGTTCTATAGGCTTTACAGGAAGGGTGAGTTGGAGGGTGAGGTCATTAATGCCGGCCTTAATGTTATTAAGAATGGCGTCATTAGGATTGGTGGTTTTATTAATTATTACGTAGTTTCACGGAAATAG
- a CDS encoding SWIM zinc finger family protein yields MSEELTPQLNKKLKEWLLELAGKINWRVDKVLDSYRLAQRSVIIDVRDDGNSINGIRLRVPSETRDNAYYYVSVGPYGAKCTCEASVIRGEVCKHMVAGLIMWNMLSVIKYGKWLNLNELTWLKQTQDNERV; encoded by the coding sequence TTGTCGGAGGAGTTAACACCGCAATTGAATAAGAAGTTGAAGGAATGGCTACTAGAGCTAGCTGGTAAAATAAACTGGAGGGTAGATAAGGTCCTCGATTCATACAGGTTAGCCCAACGTTCAGTGATAATTGATGTTAGAGACGATGGTAACTCAATAAATGGCATAAGACTGAGGGTCCCATCAGAGACTAGGGATAATGCGTACTACTACGTATCCGTAGGCCCATACGGCGCAAAATGCACCTGCGAGGCCTCCGTAATTAGGGGCGAGGTTTGTAAGCACATGGTCGCGGGACTCATAATGTGGAACATGCTCAGTGTGATTAAGTACGGTAAGTGGCTTAATCTTAATGAATTAACATGGTTAAAACAGACACAGGACAATGAGCGGGTATAA